In Janibacter cremeus, a genomic segment contains:
- a CDS encoding MurT ligase domain-containing protein, with protein MLRTTIATLAGKAARRAARLKGGGAGGSALPGLVAEKIDPAFLAHTLADVPGGIVVVSGTNGKTTTTKMLVAILRAHGKRVFTNATGSNFTRGVISAMLAEMPLRGGLEADIAVLELDEAHALHFGRAVAPTHALLLNVARDQLDRFAEIDHTARLLTQLAAMTTDGVVLNRDDPFVNRIATTLAPDVDVTWFGLDASVADRIGELSEHDSREQEDFAPPAAGECDGLLAPIDEESLRITFGAAGEGGALGPVTLRQRGLAAMINATAASASAKHLLGAGFRHEATEQALRTVAPPFGRGEVIDVDGTPLDLVLVKNPAGFTVALSTYASTPAATMIAINDDYADGRDVSWLYDVSFESLRAKGVALTSGVRGWDMALRLQYDDVPVAATETDLARALTTFLADHEGEPKRIFTSYTAMLALRRMLGERYDLPEMGVDAPEAKG; from the coding sequence GTGCTGAGAACGACGATCGCCACCCTTGCCGGCAAGGCGGCCCGACGCGCAGCCCGTCTGAAGGGCGGTGGCGCCGGGGGTTCTGCGCTGCCCGGGCTCGTCGCGGAGAAGATCGACCCGGCGTTCCTCGCCCACACCCTCGCTGATGTGCCGGGTGGCATCGTCGTCGTCTCCGGGACGAACGGCAAGACGACGACCACCAAGATGCTCGTCGCCATCCTGCGCGCCCACGGCAAGCGGGTCTTCACCAACGCCACCGGGAGCAACTTCACCCGGGGGGTCATCTCCGCGATGCTCGCCGAGATGCCCTTGCGGGGCGGACTGGAGGCCGACATCGCCGTCCTCGAGCTCGACGAGGCGCACGCCCTCCACTTCGGTCGCGCCGTCGCACCCACCCACGCGCTCCTGCTCAACGTCGCCCGTGACCAGCTCGACCGCTTTGCCGAGATCGACCACACGGCGCGCCTACTGACCCAACTGGCCGCGATGACCACGGACGGGGTAGTGCTCAACCGGGATGACCCCTTCGTCAACCGCATCGCCACCACCCTCGCGCCGGACGTCGACGTCACCTGGTTCGGCCTGGACGCGTCGGTCGCCGACCGCATCGGCGAGCTGTCCGAGCACGACTCGCGGGAGCAGGAGGACTTCGCCCCGCCGGCCGCCGGTGAGTGCGACGGCCTACTGGCGCCGATCGACGAGGAGTCGCTGCGGATCACCTTCGGCGCGGCGGGTGAAGGGGGCGCCCTCGGTCCCGTGACCCTGCGTCAGCGCGGTCTGGCCGCGATGATCAACGCCACCGCGGCGAGCGCGAGTGCCAAGCACCTGCTCGGTGCCGGGTTCCGCCACGAGGCCACCGAGCAGGCGCTGCGCACGGTCGCGCCCCCCTTCGGCCGGGGAGAGGTCATCGACGTCGACGGGACACCGCTCGACCTCGTCCTGGTCAAGAACCCGGCCGGCTTCACCGTCGCGCTGAGCACCTACGCGAGCACGCCGGCCGCGACGATGATCGCCATCAACGACGACTACGCGGACGGTCGGGACGTCTCCTGGCTCTACGACGTCAGCTTCGAGTCCCTGCGGGCGAAGGGGGTGGCCCTCACCTCCGGGGTGCGCGGCTGGGACATGGCGCTGCGCCTGCAGTACGACGACGTGCCCGTCGCCGCGACCGAGACCGACCTGGCGAGGGCTCTGACGACCTTCCTCGCCGACCACGAGGGTGAGCCGAAACGCATCTTCACCTCCTACACCGCGATGCTCGCGCTGCGCCGGATGCTCGGTGAACGCTACGACCTGCCCGAGATGGGCGTCGACGCCCCCGAGGCGAAGGGATGA
- a CDS encoding PIG-L deacetylase family protein, giving the protein MDQPAARRTLVVFHAHPDDEALLTAGTMARAAADGHRVVLVVATDGALGLTDEATYGTTGAALASTRGRELTASAGALGVARTVELGYADSGSGPDVLPDPPGSRRFVRVPLEEAAATLTEVLLQEQADVLTTYDPNGGYGHRDHVRVHEVGSRAADLARERGLPVTVLWATVPRDLLCRAIDLAAKVYRFPPQFDRSSFDRAYCAGAEITHRVPVRRYARAKRASMRAHASQATDPGGGDRTLGILARIPRPLFDLVFAREWFLDPAAPPGTTRTDVFEGLT; this is encoded by the coding sequence ATGGACCAGCCAGCCGCGCGCCGCACCCTCGTGGTCTTCCACGCGCACCCCGACGACGAGGCCCTGCTGACCGCCGGCACGATGGCCCGGGCGGCGGCCGACGGACACCGTGTGGTCCTCGTGGTCGCCACCGATGGTGCGCTCGGCCTGACCGATGAGGCCACCTACGGGACGACGGGTGCGGCCCTTGCCTCGACCCGTGGCCGGGAGCTGACGGCGAGCGCCGGCGCGCTCGGGGTCGCCCGCACCGTCGAGCTCGGGTACGCCGACAGCGGCAGCGGCCCGGACGTCCTCCCCGACCCCCCTGGCAGCCGCCGGTTCGTGCGGGTGCCACTCGAAGAGGCCGCTGCGACCCTGACGGAGGTCCTCCTGCAGGAGCAGGCCGATGTCCTGACGACCTACGACCCCAACGGCGGGTACGGCCACCGCGACCACGTGCGCGTGCACGAGGTGGGGTCCAGGGCCGCCGACCTCGCCCGCGAGCGTGGCCTGCCGGTGACGGTGCTGTGGGCCACCGTCCCGCGCGACCTGCTCTGCCGCGCAATCGACCTCGCCGCGAAGGTCTACCGTTTTCCCCCTCAGTTCGACCGGTCGAGCTTCGATCGGGCCTACTGCGCCGGCGCCGAGATCACCCACCGCGTCCCGGTGCGCCGGTACGCGAGGGCCAAGCGGGCGTCGATGCGCGCCCACGCCAGTCAGGCCACGGATCCCGGCGGCGGCGACCGCACGCTCGGGATACTCGCACGCATCCCCCGCCCGCTCTTCGACCTCGTCTTCGCTCGGGAGTGGTTCCTCGACCCGGCGGCGCCGCCGGGCACGACCCGCACCGACGTCTTCGAGGGGCTGACATGA
- a CDS encoding lysylphosphatidylglycerol synthase transmembrane domain-containing protein — MSEPTNHRRGSPALRVVQVVLGLALAAALLWWGLPFFAQTTWAEVGDVLAGVSPWKAALFTGFVIAGLYCYTFVMTGAMPGLSHPRALVLNVCGSCVSNLLPGGGAVGLAATYYIAKSWGFTVSSVTTMAVVTGVWNVLARAALPVIAIIGLSWGAQGLPQSMQEAAWAAIITGAVVLGLFVVAVVTDAGARALGRGLDRLVRLVRRGHGDGIERGLTGLRAQIAQTVRTGWLSMTLGMVGFFGLYYVLFLLCMSTTGVELPFGQLFAAYAIGRLLTAVGVTPGGLGVTEAGTVAALVAWGADPAASVAGVVIFTVFTHLLEVPLGAIGWIAWSVMPRASRDAVAEAAETGR; from the coding sequence ATGAGCGAGCCCACCAACCACCGGCGCGGGTCCCCGGCACTGCGCGTCGTGCAGGTCGTCCTCGGCCTCGCGCTGGCTGCCGCCCTGCTGTGGTGGGGGCTGCCCTTCTTCGCGCAGACGACCTGGGCCGAGGTCGGCGACGTGCTCGCCGGGGTCTCGCCGTGGAAGGCCGCGCTCTTCACGGGCTTCGTCATCGCCGGCCTGTACTGCTACACCTTCGTCATGACCGGCGCCATGCCCGGGTTGAGCCACCCCCGGGCCCTGGTCCTCAACGTCTGCGGCTCCTGCGTGTCCAACCTGCTGCCCGGTGGTGGTGCCGTCGGACTGGCTGCCACGTACTACATCGCCAAGTCGTGGGGGTTCACCGTCTCGAGCGTGACGACGATGGCGGTCGTGACCGGGGTGTGGAACGTCCTCGCCCGTGCCGCGCTGCCCGTCATCGCGATCATCGGCCTGTCGTGGGGCGCGCAAGGGCTCCCGCAGTCCATGCAGGAGGCGGCCTGGGCGGCGATCATCACCGGCGCCGTCGTACTCGGTCTCTTCGTCGTCGCGGTCGTCACCGATGCGGGCGCGCGGGCCCTCGGGAGGGGGCTGGACCGATTGGTGCGCTTGGTCCGTCGCGGGCACGGCGACGGAATCGAGCGCGGCCTGACCGGGCTGCGGGCGCAGATCGCGCAGACGGTGCGCACCGGGTGGTTGTCCATGACCCTGGGCATGGTCGGCTTCTTCGGCCTGTACTACGTGCTCTTCCTGCTGTGCATGTCCACCACGGGGGTAGAGCTGCCCTTCGGGCAGCTCTTCGCCGCGTACGCGATCGGCCGGCTGCTGACCGCGGTCGGGGTCACGCCGGGCGGGCTGGGAGTCACCGAGGCCGGCACCGTCGCCGCCCTGGTCGCCTGGGGCGCCGACCCGGCGGCATCCGTGGCCGGGGTCGTGATCTTCACGGTCTTCACCCACCTGCTCGAGGTCCCGCTCGGGGCGATCGGGTGGATCGCGTGGAGTGTCATGCCCCGGGCGAGCCGCGACGCGGTCGCCGAGGCCGCTGAGACGGGGCGCTGA
- a CDS encoding type 1 glutamine amidotransferase produces MSNVGPHDPRDVTILGEPAASDRPADPGNEGKGEIHLVHMYPREMSIYGDLGNTRCLAARIRRHGYVPVVHQHHPGQPLPETIHLVVGGGGQDSGQVTVEQDLQRRADRLRALAAEGVPMLMICGMYQLFGRSFVTVEGKRVPGLGILDVTTQGNTTRMIGPVVLSTDFGDVVGYENHSGATVLGQGQDPFGRVRHGQGNNDSDGTEGAVTGHVIGSYLHGPILPANPRLADALIGWSAGLATGRDFEPEELDDEVAAQAHARQVARLLG; encoded by the coding sequence ATGAGCAACGTCGGACCACACGACCCCCGCGACGTCACGATCCTCGGGGAGCCGGCCGCCTCCGACCGGCCCGCCGACCCCGGCAACGAGGGCAAGGGTGAGATCCACCTGGTGCACATGTACCCGCGCGAGATGAGCATCTACGGCGACCTCGGCAACACGCGTTGCCTGGCCGCGCGCATCCGGCGACACGGCTACGTGCCGGTGGTGCACCAGCACCACCCCGGGCAGCCCCTGCCGGAGACCATTCACCTCGTGGTCGGGGGTGGCGGCCAGGACTCCGGGCAGGTCACCGTCGAGCAGGACCTTCAGCGCCGGGCCGACCGGCTGCGGGCCCTGGCCGCCGAGGGTGTGCCAATGCTCATGATCTGCGGGATGTATCAGCTCTTCGGGCGTTCCTTCGTCACCGTCGAGGGCAAACGTGTGCCCGGCCTGGGCATCCTGGACGTGACCACGCAGGGCAACACGACCCGCATGATCGGGCCGGTGGTGCTCTCCACGGACTTCGGTGACGTCGTCGGCTACGAGAACCACTCCGGGGCAACGGTGCTCGGCCAGGGGCAGGATCCCTTCGGTCGGGTCAGGCACGGCCAGGGCAACAACGACTCCGACGGCACCGAGGGTGCCGTCACCGGGCACGTCATCGGCTCCTACCTCCACGGCCCGATCCTGCCGGCCAACCCACGGCTCGCCGACGCCCTCATCGGGTGGTCGGCCGGGCTGGCGACCGGTCGGGACTTCGAGCCCGAAGAGCTCGACGACGAGGTGGCCGCTCAGGCGCACGCCCGGCAGGTGGCACGCCTGCTGGGCTGA